From one Lotus japonicus ecotype B-129 chromosome 3, LjGifu_v1.2 genomic stretch:
- the LOC130743380 gene encoding ubiquitin-conjugating enzyme E2 7-like, which yields MASSQASLLLQKQLRDLSKNPVDGFSAGLVDDSNVFEWSVTIIGPPDTLYEGGFFNAIMSFPSNYPNSPPTVKFTSEMWHPNVYPDGRVCISILHPPGDDPNGYELASERWTPVHTVESIVLSIISMLSSPNDESPANVEAAKEWRDTRDEFKKKVGRCVRKSQELL from the exons atggCTTCATCCCAAGCAAGCCTCCTCCTTCAAAAACAGCTCAGAG ATCTTTCCAAGAACCCTGTCGATGGCTTTTCCGCCGGTTTGGTCGACGATAGCAACGTTTTTGAATGGAGCGTTACCATAATTGGCCCTCCTGATACTCTATA TGAGGGGGGGTTTTTCAATGCCATCATGAGCTTTCCATCTAACTACCCAAATAGCCCACCAACAGTGAAATTCACCTCAGAGATGTGGCATCCCAATG TATATCCTGATGGACGGGTTTGCATATCTATTCTTCACCCTCCTGGTGATGACCCAAATGGTTATGAGCTTGCAAGTGAGCGATGGACACCTGTTCATACA GTAGAAAGTATAGTATTGAGTATCATATCAATGCTTTCTAGTCCTAATGATGAATCTCCTGCAAATGTTGAAGCTGCG AAAGAGTGGAGAGATACGAGAGATGAGTTCAAGAAGAAGGTTGGCCGCTGTGTGAGGAAGTCACAGGAATTGTTATGA
- the LOC130744355 gene encoding cation/H(+) antiporter 4-like yields the protein MNTIINVNQSLFLTIDKFNETFYNVCYASPPTIVSDGLWVQIDYRKPMKASLPLLELQMLIIFCITQFFHFFLKHLDFPLFVPQVIAGLLLGPSIQLEALDRFKKSVFPYGTQDTLATITSIGYTLFIFITGVQMDLSMVTRTGHKAWTIAIISLVVPLIISVPVIGFYLQSNLGELIKDLGPLVLSQTMISFAVVASLLNELKIINSELGRLALSSVLVSDIVGTTVSCVANVLGGTGGTMKQFSLSLVALIAMIIFVLFVCRPAMYWIVKHTREGRLVDDGYVNIIIIMVFALGWVSAKLDQDFMLGAFVLGLAVPEGPPLGSALVKKLELFGQFWFLPTYVTCLVMKVDLSVNFSQTSFGVIASFITVTHIVKVIACVVPALMCKIPLKDALAFALILNAKGVVDISFFSTLYDDSAISAQTYAALIVSVVIIACIVKGGLKFLYDPSRKYAGYQKRNIMSLKSNSGLRILACIHKQHNISALTDVLDICSPTTQHPIIVDVLHLIELVGRTCPILISHRLQKSLSMGSHKSYSDDVILAFDHFEHENYGAATAHIYTAISSPTLMHDDVCQLALDKVASLIIVPFHQRWSADGVIESDDKNIRSLNFTLLEVAPCSIGILVYRSPLLNNSSVRLAMIYMGGKDDREALCLAKRTLRNPRINLVVYHLATGERMQNLEYLLDNKALEGVQKSHNGMENMSYHEVKVNDGPGTSAFLRDIVNEHDFFIVGRRHENNPQTSGLTTWSEFQELGVIGDLLASSDFESRAGVLVVQQQGKDT from the exons ATGAATACAATCATAAATGTAAATCAGAGTTTGTTCTTGACAATTGATAAATTCAATGAAACCTTCTACAATGTTTGTTATGCTTCACCACCCACTATCGTTTCAGATGGCTTATGGGTTCAAATTGATTACAGGAAGCCAATGAAGGCTTCACTCCCATTGTTAGAGTTGCAGATGCTTATAATTTTTTGCATCACCCAATTCTTCCATTTCTTCCTGAAGCACTTGGATTTCCCTCTATTTGTTCCCCAAGTCATA GCTGGCCTACTTCTAGGCCCTTCTATTCAGCTAGAGGCACTGGACAGATTCAAGAAGTCTGTGTTTCCTTACGGAACCCAAGATACACTTGCAACTATAACATCAATTGGTTATACACTTTTCATCTTCATAACTGGTGTGCAAATGGATTTGAGCATGGTAACCAGGACAGGACACAAGGCATGGACCATTGCCATCATTTCTTTGGTTGTACCACTCATTATTTCTGTTCCAGTTATAGGTTTCTATTTACAGAGCAATTTGGGAGAGTTAATTAAGGACCTTGGTCCTCTAGTGCTATCACAAACTATGATTTCATTTGCAGTCGTTGCTTCCCTCCTCAATGAACTTAAAATCATAAACTCGGAACTTGGCAGACTGGCACTATCCTCGGTGTTGGTGAGTGACATAGTTGGCACAACTGTTTCATGTGTTGCCAACGTCTTAGGCGGCACTGGAGGTACAATGAAACAATTTTCTTTGTCGCTGGTGGCATTGATTGCCATGATTATCTTTGTTCTATTTGTTTGCCGGCCGGCGATGTATTGGATCGTCAAACACACTCGAGAAGGAAGACTTGTGGATGATGGTTACGTCAACATCATCATTATAATGGTCTTTGCTTTAGGCTGGGTTTCAGCTAAATTGGATCAAGACTTCATGTTAGGAGCATTTGTTTTGGGGTTGGCTGTGCCAGAAGGACCACCATTAGGATCTGCATTGGTTAAGAAGCTTGAATTATTTGGCCAGTTTTGGTTTTTGCCTACATATGTGACTTGCCTTGTGATGAAAGTAGATTTGTCCGTGAATTTTTCACAAACATCATTCGGGGTCATTGCTTCCTTCATTACCGTTACCCACATAGTGAAAGTTATAGCATGTGTTGTACCTGCCCTCATGTGCAAGATCCCCTTGAAAGATGCCTTGGCGTTTGCCCTCATTTTGAACGCCAAAGGGGTAGTGGATATCAGCTTCTTCAGTACCCTATATGACGATTCG GCCATTTCTGCCCAAACTTATGCAGCGTTGATAGTCAGCGTAGTGATCATAGCTTGCATAGTGAAGGGGGGATTGAAATTCTTGTATGATCCATCAAGAAAATATGCAGGCTACCAGAAACGGAACATCATGAGTTTAAAATCAAACTCAGGGTTAAGAATACTTGCTTGTATTCACAAACAACACAACATAAGTGCTCTAACAGATGTTCTTGACATATGTTCTCCAACAACACAACACCCGATCATAGTGGATGTACTGCATCTAATTGAGCTTGTTGGAAGGACTTGCCCCATCTTAATCTCACACCGCCTTCAGAAATCGCTCTCAATGGGCTCCCACAAGTCTTACTCAGATGATGTGATCCTTGCTTTTGACCACTTTGAACATGAAAACTATGGTGCAGCAACTGCACACATCTACACAGCAATTTCTTCACCCACACTGATGCATGACGATGTTTGCCAGCTTGCACTAGACAAAGTTGCATCCTTAATTATCGTTCCTTTCCATCAAAGATGGTCCGCTGATGGTGTAATTGAATCTGATGACAAGAACATAAGGTCTTTGAATTTCACACTCCTAGAAGTGGCTCCTTGCTCAATAGGAATCCTCGTGTACCGTTCTCCATTGCTGAACAACTCATCAGTCCGCTTAGCCATGATCTACATGGGTGGAAAAGATGACAGAGAAGCTCTGTGTTTAGCTAAAAGAACATTGAGAAACCCAAGGATCAACTTGGTTGTATACCACCTTGCTACCGGGGAACGTATGCAAAACTTGGAGTATCTTCTAGATAATAAGGCACTGGAAGGAGTTCAGAAATCACACAATGGGATGGAAAATATGAGTTATCATGAAGTGAAAGTGAATGATGGACCAGGTACTTCTGCTTTTTTAAGAGACATAGTAAATGAGCATGATTTCTTTATAGTTGGGAGAAGACATGAAAATAATCCACAGACATCAGGGCTCACAACTTGGAGTGAGTTTCAAGAGTTAGGTGTCATTGGTGATTTGCTTGCTTCATCAGATTTTGAGAGCAGAGCAGGTGTTTTGGTGGTGCAACAACAAGGCAAAGACACATAG